The region tttttgatgacatGGAAACTCCTTCAAGTTAAAATTGAGTATCAGTTGAGTGAGGACTCGAACAGCTCAAACAGCTGGTCTCGTGGTAGTAACCAAACAAGTCGACCATTTGAGCCGACCCTCGTGGGgttttttcaaacttttatcTTTGTTAGACTAAACAAGCTTCAATTCCCCTAGTTTTGAAGCACTTGAATCTAAAATTTGACATGTTCCAAACCCAGGGAACTATTGCTCATGCTTTAGAAAAAACCAAGTATGAAGATTCAGATGCCAAATGGAAGGACTTGGATCCCAAGTACCACTTTTCATGTCAGTTCACAGCTGACATAATCTCAATGAATGCAGCCGATTTTATCATAACAAGCACATATCAAGAAATTGCTGGAAGGTTAGACTTTTTTGCATTTCTATCTTGAATACAATCACACGACTAACATCAACTGTTTATGTTGTTAACTAGAGAAATGTGAATTAATTTTTCAGTAAGGATAGGCCTGGACAGTATGAAAGCCATACAGCATTTACCATGCCAGGACTTCATCGGGTAGTCTCAGGCATCAATGTCTTTGATCCAAAGTTCAACATTGCCGCCCCTGGGGCTGACCAATCTGTTTACTTCCCCCACACTGAGAGACACAGGCGGTTAACCCCTTTTAGCCCTGCCATTGAAGAACTACTATACAGTAAGGGGGATAACGAGGAGCACATGTAAGTCTAATGTCTCTTGGTTCCATTTAATTACTATAACAACActgaaactaaaattaatatgCCTGGAACAGAGGATATCTGGCAGACAGGAAGAAACCAATCATCTTCTCGATGGCAAGACTCGATACAGTGAAGAACATTACAGGACTGGCAGAATGGTATGGAAAGAACACGCGGCTGAGAAGCTTGGTAAATCTTGTAGTTGTAGCAGGATTTTTTGATCCATCGAAATCAAAGGACAGAGAAGAAATAgcagaaataaaaaagatgcaTGCCTTGATAGAGAAATACCAACTCAAGGGTCAGATCAGATGGATAGCAGCTCAAACTGATAGATATCGAAATGGAGAGTTGTACCGCTGTATTGCAGATACAAAGGGAGCTTTTGTACAGCCTGCTCTGTATGAGGCTTTCGGCCTGACAGTCATTGAGGCGATGAACTGTGGATTACCCACCTTTGCAACAAACCAAGGAGGCCCAGCAGAGATTATCGTTGATGGGATCTCAGGCTTTCATGTTGACCCCAACAATGGTGATGAATCGAGCAACAAGATTGCTGATTTCTTTGACAAATGCAAGATCGATGCTGAATATTGGAACAAGATGTCAAAAGCTGGTCTCAAGCGTATATATGAATGGTAATTGTATTATGCCAGGATATAGAGAGAACCAtgtgaattttcttttatatctgGTTGTTCTTTCCTTGCAGCTACACATGGAAGATTTATGCAAAGAAGGCGCTGAACATGGGAACAATCTATGGATTCTGGAGGCAGTTGAACAAGGAGCAGAAGCTAGCTAAGCAAAGATACCTCCACATGTTCTACAATCTCCAATTTAGGAAACTGGTGAGTTTTGACAATTATTTTGGGATTAATGCTATTTAGTTGACTACTACAACTGTTGTACAACTAGGATGATTTGACAGTGAAAAATAATCTTTAGATCAACAAGagcttataaaaagaaaaaaccgaAGGTTGATTTTCACTGCTAAGTTATTTTAATCGTATGACAATCGTAtaacaatctattaaataagatttatttattttgaaaatattcgaATCATAGACAATTTATACTAAGCAATACTTATTGTGGCACAGGCAAGGAATTTGCCAATCCCAATCGAAGAACCCCAACATGAACAACCAACAGCAGCGCCAGTAACTGCACCCAAACAACCAGCAACAAAGGAGCCAAGTGCACCCGGACAACCAACACCAGAAGGCATGCCCAAACCTCGAGGGCCAACATTGCCAGTTGAACCTCGGCCAACACCAAGGCATGTCGTCCACTCTCAGACAAACTATAAACTTGCTGAAAACAAAAGTTGCTTGATTTTCTATTTAGTCATTCTAGTATCTTGCTGCAAACTTCTTCCCATTTTGCATGTTTTTCAGTGCAGATTTGACTCTGACACAGTTAAATATACATTAAAACCCATCAGATTGTTTTTAGAATCTTTGTTTAACTCAAAAGTGGTTCATTTTTTTCACAGGATTGCAGTAGGCTGCCCTTGGAGTTGGTGGTCCTTCGTTCTTGttgttttctttataatttattaCTTCATAATAAGGTTGTATCGTCTATTCATATAGCCTTGCTGAAAGTAAGATGAAGTGATAAGAAAGATCACTCAAATTTCTCAATTTGTAAAAGtctatttataataataagatGCAAAGATGTCTTTGCAGCATTCTTTCTCTATGAGACAAGTTCATTTTAGAGATATTATTTGCTTTGCCTGCAATGGAGGGTGCCTAATTTGTACACATTCCATTCCATCACCAGAGTATATACTTAAATTGCAGATAACAAATTCTAAACTCCAAAGGgaagaaaaagggaagagagatTATTTCTAACCGTTGGATGTTTTGAAAGAGCTCTCTTCCTCTATTTCTAATGCGTAGAGCTCCATGGGCTTCCATTGGATGTTTAATCCAGATGTTCACGAGTTCtaatagaagaaataaaacCCTCAGTGAAAATTGAAGCGAATGCTTGCTAAACCATGAAAAGTCCATGCTTCCAGAGTTGAAGTGAAACACTagcctttgttttttctttctcagaACATGGTACAAAGACACCAAAACAAAACGACACAGAACAGAAAAAATCATGAAAGCACATAcaggggaagaagaagaattgggGAACCTAAAGGAAAACATAAAAGAGGAAATGCTTTCACTCTTGCCTATCGAAGCAGCTCATCTAATGAGATTATGCATCAATGAATGAAAGCAGTAACCTCTATCAAATCACCATCAATTGAGGTGACCATGTTTTAAGTAGTATAACGTGTTAAAAAAGgagtgccaaaaaaaaaaaaaaaagctctctGGCGATTTCCGATTCCTGAGTGCAGAGGGCAAGGGCTAGGCGTCTTCGTGTGGAGGAGGAGGGAAGCCCCTGTTTCCCTCCTCccaaggtttttctttttggttgtttttgctTGTAGTTTACGATGGGTGTTTTCTTCTCTCTTGGGGTGAAGTCGGCCCTTATAGGAGAaggtgttttctttttctcgtcCTGTTCTGGGACGGAGAAGtagttttattgttttggttataGCTTCTTCTCTTGGTTCGGTGGGACGATTTTGGAGGAGGATTTTTCCTTTAAGCAAGCACCGGGCTTGATTCAGTGGGTTTTTCCGGGTTGATGCGTGGAGTCCGGTGCCGATTATGTACCAGATTGGGTCTTCCTTGGGCATCAAGTGGATGTCCTGAGTAATAGATGGATCCTGCAAAGCATAGATAATTGTTTGGAAATCTCCTTCGATAATAACCTGTGAGAGATTCAAAGAGACAGCCAAGGAGATGGCCAATTGAGCCGCAAGGGCTTCCCCCATATTTGGTTGGCAGGGGGGTTGATGATGGAAGCCGTTTTAATGATTTGCTGTTATGGGCCTACTAGATGGGTCAACTAGGAATACTCCTTGGACAGCAGCAGCCCATAGTAACAAAAGAGAGGCAGCCCATGGAAATAGAAGGAATTACATTGCAGAGGGGATATTCACCTAGCTTCGAGAATGAGTCCACCTCATCTATGTTATTTACTGTTTTAGCCATGTAACGATGCCTAGAAgcatcttttcattttattcctTTAGTCGTGTAATTGGAGGGAGAGCTGGCAatcggttagaatatattctaaccg is a window of Alnus glutinosa chromosome 4, dhAlnGlut1.1, whole genome shotgun sequence DNA encoding:
- the LOC133867207 gene encoding sucrose synthase 7-like — translated: MASGQVLKRSDSIADSMPDALRQSRYHMKRCFARFVASGKRLLKLQQIMEEMEQSIEDKNERSKVLEGLLGYILTSTKEAAVVPPYVAFAVRPNPGFWEFVKVNAEDLSVDGIATSEYLKFKEMIFDENWANDENALEIDFGAMDFSTPRMALSSSIGNGVGFISRFMTSRLHGSCDGAKPLLDYLQALNHHGESLMINGTVNTVSMLQNALVAAEVFVSGLPKDTPFQNFEQRFKEWGFEKGWGSTAERVKETIRILSEALQAPDPEKLELLFSRLPTIFNIVIFSPHGYFGQSDVLGLPDTGGQVVYILDQVRALEEELLLRIKQQGLVVKPQILVVTRLIPEARGTKCNQELEPIVDTKHSHILRVPFMTENGVLRQWVSRFDIYPYLERFAQDATAKILERMECKPDLVIGNYSDGNLVASLMASKLGITQGTIAHALEKTKYEDSDAKWKDLDPKYHFSCQFTADIISMNAADFIITSTYQEIAGSKDRPGQYESHTAFTMPGLHRVVSGINVFDPKFNIAAPGADQSVYFPHTERHRRLTPFSPAIEELLYSKGDNEEHIGYLADRKKPIIFSMARLDTVKNITGLAEWYGKNTRLRSLVNLVVVAGFFDPSKSKDREEIAEIKKMHALIEKYQLKGQIRWIAAQTDRYRNGELYRCIADTKGAFVQPALYEAFGLTVIEAMNCGLPTFATNQGGPAEIIVDGISGFHVDPNNGDESSNKIADFFDKCKIDAEYWNKMSKAGLKRIYECYTWKIYAKKALNMGTIYGFWRQLNKEQKLAKQRYLHMFYNLQFRKLARNLPIPIEEPQHEQPTAAPVTAPKQPATKEPSAPGQPTPEGMPKPRGPTLPVEPRPTPRIAVGCPWSWWSFVLVVFFIIYYFIIRLYRLFI